AGCTGGGAGTACTCAAACGAGCCATCcgggccgccgcccgcgcccCGGTTCTTGTGTCCCGGCCCGGAAACGTGCAGGAAGCTGCGGCCAAAGAGTGGGATTCCCAGGAGGATCTTACGGCTCGGCACGCCCGCCGACATCAGGTCCCGGACGCCGCTCGCGCCCGATGGCTCGTCCTTGTTCATAGCGTACAGCTGCGCTTGGTGTCCGCTCTTGTGCGACCAGGGACCGAAGAAGTCGTACGCCGCCAAGTTGATGGTGTCGAGGTACTCGGCCGCCTGTCCGAGGTCGATGTTCTGGAGGACTGCACGGACGGCCGGCAGGGTGGCCGTGAGCAGGTAGTGCTCCTCGGGGAGGTAGATGCGGATCGCCGCGACCAGCGCGAGGAAGTCGCTTCCCTGTTCCGGTGTGCAAGGATACTCCCAGACGACTAGCCCCGTATTAGAGCCACGACGACAATATCAAGAAGTTGGCCGGTTGGTCTCCGACGGACACGGGGGGCTTACTGTCAATGCCATTCAGGCCGGATGCGTCGAGTAGGCCACGGGCCGAGCGGGCAAAGTTGTCCCGGAGGATGGGACTGGATGCCACGATGGGAAACGTTTCGGCcgaggcgccgccgccgatcgACAAGACGACTTGTAAATGGGTATGTTTCTGCTTGAGGTGCATCAGAGACCCCAGCGCTCCCTTGACTCCGTCACAGGCTACCTCGGCATCGGCCTCCTCGTTACTGAGCTAGTCGTCGAGTGAGCAAGCTGCAGACCGCGCATTGGTGCATCCAATTGTACTCACAAACACCCCTCCGTTCGCCGTTACCGTGGCAAAGGCGTAGTAGACCCGGTTGATGCACCCGTAGTTCAGCTGGCCTGGCGAGTCCCCATGGAAGACCCGGTAGTTGGGCCAGTAGACAGCATTGGTGTACACGACAGGGGACTTGCGTTGTGAAGACGACATGGTGGCTGAGGCAGATGGTAATGTCAATGAATGAAGAAGTGAAGAGAGTCGGCTGGTTGTTGGTAGAGTGCCGAAGTCAGGGGTCGGGCTTGGGACGAAGAGAAACAGTGAAGTCAGAGAAGGTGCGGACAGAAAGCCCTTATATGGTCGGCTGCTCGGGGATTATCATCCTCTTCTCAGAAATGGGCTTGTGCCAACGCATGCTGCGACTGATGTGTTCGAGGTGCTGGTCGGGCACCAAAAGGACACGAGGGAGCCAGCAGAGTATCACGAAAATTTGCGTCCTGATACCCTTCTGGCCGGGGGATAAACACATGTGCGAAGCGTAAGAGGGTGAGGGGTGAACCGCTCAGCTGGCTTCCCAGGACTCGAGAGCCGGAGGCAAGAGCCATAAAGTCAGAGACGAACGGTGGGTTGAAGTTCTAGTGAAAGAGAGCAGCCGCATGACATAGTAACATAGTTGATCTGCGAGAGCGGATCCCTCAACGGTAAGACAGGGACGTATGAGAAAAAACAAGCCCATCGGAAGACAATGGGCCATGGCGCGAACGGGGACTTGTCCGGGTAATGCAGCCGGGGTGCGTCAGAggttgggggggggtttGGTTTGGTATGGGTGAAGGGGAGAACGAATGAATCTGCCGCCTCATGACTGGCGGCCCTAACAAGGCAGATGTGGATGTAAGAGAGAGAGTGGAAACAATTCAGAGCTGGAAATGCCGCCCCTCAATACTCGGCTCTCCGACGGTTCGTAAGGTTCAGAGGACCGAGGGCGGCCATGAGCTGTGGACTCTCTCTGTCAAGCGTGCTGTGTCTGCTGTAGGGGCCCGTCGAGCAACGTTGTCATGCTTGCCCAGAGAGCATCCTCATCATGTGTCGTTACCGTTGTGCCTCAACATGTTGCCGCCCAATCAGCCCTCTGTATCCAACCCAGCGGTGAGGGTAGGCCAAAGCAGCTAAGCGTAGCGTTGCAGACTCGACTGCGTCACCCTCGGTCCTATGGGGCGATGGAGACCAAACCGGGGCGAGAAGAGCCCATGTGAGACGACCGTGTCGGTGAGTGAGAGCGACCGAATCCACCGTGGGTCTCCCCGTTGTCAGGCCCTACCTGCTCTTCTCCTACGCAGTCTTGCTTTCACACACACAGTCTCGTGTGCGCATGCTAATGTCGTTCCCGAAGGCTCAATGGGAGGGTCTGGCATGTCGAGGATTACCGTGGGGCACAGTGCCCGCAGAGAATGAACTTGAAACATGACGCCTTACCTAATGAAACTCACCTTGGGCTGGGAAGAGAGCGAGGGAGGGGATAAGGAGAGAGAAAACAGAGAGAGatagagggagagagaatgGAATGGAAGTGGACGTGCAGAGACTGCGCCACGCAAAATCTTTCATTGGGCTAAGCTATGCGAAGAGAAAATAGAGGCTGTTTCCGCTTCTTGCCAGTTTGTATCCACTGGCGAGCTGCGTGGTGTCGAAAAGGATTGGGTTGGTTGATAGCTTGCTCCAGAGAGAGCCTTTGCAGGTTGTTGTCGGCATGACGAACGGCTCTTGCCAACGCAGCGAGCTTTGTTCCTTCTGTCTGAATCATAGGCCTCGACCCGAATGCCCAGATGCCTGAGAGAGAAGGTACCTTAGGTACCGGATGTATGAACACACATACCTGACTTACACGCCAAGGTAGGCACGTGTACTTCGGGCGGGCAGCGACTGCCAGAACTGCCCTGCCAACTCACACTCCGCCGTGGCGCCCACATGGCAACCTCGTCTTCAGTCTTGTGTCAAGTGTCAAGTTCAATTGGCTCTCATAATGTAATCTGCAATCCATGGATGGCGTGGTTCCTAATGCCCAGGTGTTTAGGGCTTGCAATTGAAGTCGGCTTCCAGAAGAATTCCGTGCCCCTCACCTTCGACCCCGCGCTCCTCCA
This genomic window from Thermothelomyces thermophilus ATCC 42464 chromosome 1, complete sequence contains:
- a CDS encoding glycoside hydrolase family 18 protein (CAZy_ID 267908) yields the protein MSSSQRKSPVVYTNAVYWPNYRVFHGDSPGQLNYGCINRVYYAFATVTANGGVFLSNEEADAEVACDGVKGALGSLMHLKQKHTHLQVVLSIGGGASAETFPIVASSPILRDNFARSARGLLDASGLNGIDIVWEYPCTPEQGSDFLALVAAIRIYLPEEHYLLTATLPAVRAVLQNIDLGQAAEYLDTINLAAYDFFGPWSHKSGHQAQLYAMNKDEPSGASGVRDLMSAGVPSRKILLGIPLFGRSFLHVSGPGHKNRGAGGGPDGSFEYSQLPRKGTKEQVDKRAVAAQCVGGDGGFVSYDNPDTVRMKAAFCKQKRLGGLFYWSAPSDSKDPKRSLIATGFKALHSS